A part of Hymenobacter swuensis DY53 genomic DNA contains:
- a CDS encoding LytR/AlgR family response regulator transcription factor — protein MSCLRCLIVDDEPLARQLLAEYVGKVSFLALHAACASPLAALDILRTNPIDLLLPDVHMPELTGLELLFTLAHPPLVILTTAHSQYALQGFEVNAVDYLLKPITFERFLRAAHKAGDRRLSPAAAPLLPPHTGRAGIPVHQGWGAAAQSEPG, from the coding sequence ATGAGTTGCCTGCGCTGCCTCATTGTGGACGACGAGCCCCTGGCCCGTCAGCTGCTGGCCGAGTACGTGGGTAAGGTGTCGTTTCTGGCGCTGCACGCCGCCTGCGCCAGCCCGCTGGCCGCGCTGGACATCCTGCGCACCAACCCCATTGACTTGCTGCTGCCCGACGTGCACATGCCCGAGCTCACCGGCTTGGAGCTGCTGTTCACGCTGGCGCACCCGCCCCTGGTCATCCTCACCACCGCCCATTCGCAGTACGCTCTGCAGGGCTTTGAGGTGAATGCCGTCGACTACCTGCTCAAGCCCATCACGTTCGAGCGGTTTCTGCGCGCGGCCCACAAGGCCGGCGACCGACGACTGTCTCCCGCCGCCGCGCCGCTCCTACCCCCCCATACCGGCAGAGCCGGAATTCCTGTTCATCAAGGATGGGGCGCGGCAGCACAAAGTGAACCGGGATGA
- a CDS encoding LytTR family DNA-binding domain-containing protein produces MAVHTRSQRIVSLLRLKGLAAQLPADRFARIHHSYIVGLTGLEVVERDQVRVAGRWLPVSASYRQTFRAFVDQYQCKP; encoded by the coding sequence GTGGCCGTACACACCCGTTCGCAGCGCATTGTCAGTCTGCTACGCCTTAAGGGGTTAGCAGCGCAACTCCCGGCAGACCGCTTTGCGCGAATTCACCACTCCTATATCGTCGGGCTGACCGGCCTGGAGGTGGTTGAGCGGGACCAGGTGCGGGTGGCGGGCCGTTGGCTTCCCGTCAGCGCCTCCTACCGCCAGACGTTTCGCGCATTCGTCGACCAGTACCAATGTAAGCCCTAA
- a CDS encoding alpha/beta hydrolase-fold protein, protein MKSISLLFALFLFSFGASAQRSSPPILGFEETIPSAILGLKRSVLIHLPVSNGGDKKKDTGRYPVIYLLDGPDNFNSVVSIVEHLEESGLCPPMMVVGIAHEDRLRELTTGVDKEFPGSVGTGEKFMSFVGKELIPYIDATYPTTTYRTFIGHSVGGLTVVNTLLHQPSLFNAYVSLDGALWWREHQVVREAQMLLLTQQYKGKALFMALANRLERGVDTVSVLKDTGSTTDLLRSNLRFIQEVKKNKANNLLFKHKFYENDDHASVRLIGEYDALRFAFGFYQLKIYDSELQNPDFDLKSLLTKHYQDVSERMGYAVRPSENQVNSLAYAMLRAKQLKKSKALFELNVANYPNSANTYDSIGDFYLETGNKAKAIEFFKKALQLAEIPETRNKVNALLPVK, encoded by the coding sequence GTGAAATCCATTTCCCTCCTCTTCGCTTTATTCCTGTTTTCATTTGGCGCCAGTGCGCAGCGCAGCAGCCCCCCTATCCTTGGATTTGAGGAAACGATTCCTTCCGCCATCCTGGGGCTGAAACGCAGCGTGTTAATTCACTTGCCCGTGAGTAATGGCGGAGATAAGAAGAAAGATACAGGGCGTTATCCGGTCATCTACCTGCTGGATGGGCCGGACAATTTCAACTCCGTGGTGAGCATCGTGGAGCACCTGGAGGAATCAGGCCTTTGTCCACCCATGATGGTGGTGGGCATCGCGCACGAAGACCGACTACGGGAGCTCACCACCGGGGTCGACAAGGAATTCCCGGGCTCGGTCGGCACGGGCGAAAAGTTTATGTCCTTCGTGGGAAAGGAGTTGATTCCTTATATCGATGCAACGTATCCAACGACTACCTACCGGACCTTTATCGGTCACTCCGTCGGTGGGCTGACAGTCGTCAATACGCTACTACATCAACCCAGTCTGTTTAACGCCTACGTTTCACTGGACGGGGCGCTCTGGTGGCGAGAGCACCAGGTAGTGAGAGAAGCCCAGATGCTATTGCTCACTCAACAGTACAAGGGCAAGGCACTGTTCATGGCGCTGGCCAATCGACTGGAACGGGGAGTCGATACCGTAAGTGTGCTGAAAGATACGGGCTCAACGACTGATCTTCTGCGCAGCAACCTTCGCTTTATCCAGGAAGTCAAGAAGAATAAGGCAAATAATCTATTGTTTAAACACAAGTTTTACGAAAATGACGACCATGCCTCCGTGCGGCTGATTGGCGAGTACGATGCCCTGCGATTCGCTTTTGGCTTCTACCAGCTGAAAATCTACGACAGCGAGCTGCAGAACCCCGATTTTGATTTGAAGAGCCTGCTCACCAAGCACTACCAGGACGTTTCAGAGCGAATGGGCTACGCGGTTAGACCCAGCGAAAACCAGGTCAACAGCCTAGCTTACGCCATGCTGCGAGCAAAGCAATTGAAAAAATCTAAGGCATTGTTTGAGCTGAACGTAGCAAACTATCCTAACAGCGCGAACACGTACGATTCAATAGGCGACTTTTACCTCGAAACCGGGAATAAAGCCAAAGCGATAGAGTTTTTTAAGAAAGCGCTGCAACTGGCGGAAATACCCGAAACGCGAAATAAGGTGAATGCATTATTGCCTGTCAAGTAA
- a CDS encoding ArsR/SmtB family transcription factor: MRRDIFQAIADPTRRAIIALIALQAMTPNAIAEHFQTSRQAVSKHLRVLTECELVTPEPHGREIYYSLHLERLQEVDHWLGQYRTLWETRFNQLDNVLSTLKNPKT; encoded by the coding sequence ATGCGCAGAGACATTTTCCAAGCCATAGCCGACCCGACCAGGCGGGCTATCATCGCCTTAATTGCCCTACAGGCAATGACCCCAAACGCCATTGCCGAACACTTCCAGACCAGCCGACAAGCGGTGTCCAAACACCTTCGTGTGCTAACGGAATGTGAACTGGTCACACCGGAACCACACGGCCGGGAAATTTACTATTCCCTCCACCTCGAACGGCTGCAAGAAGTGGATCACTGGCTGGGCCAGTACCGGACGCTGTGGGAAACGCGGTTCAATCAATTGGACAACGTATTATCCACCCTAAAAAACCCGAAAACATGA
- a CDS encoding SRPBCC family protein produces the protein MSDPVAFDFAVDKAARTVTITREFDADLSLVWDAFTKAELLDQWLPPHPMTAKTKYQDFQVGGKRFYAMVSPAGEERWALQEYTAITPKTNFVLYNAFADKDENAELPGSEWNYTFSEQNGTTTVRISVYNESFERMERILEGFTTGMKMSLGNLDNLLTTLSGR, from the coding sequence ATGAGCGACCCTGTAGCATTTGATTTTGCTGTTGACAAAGCAGCAAGAACGGTAACCATTACCCGGGAATTTGACGCGGACCTTTCCTTGGTATGGGATGCGTTTACCAAAGCCGAACTACTGGACCAATGGTTGCCCCCGCATCCTATGACCGCCAAAACCAAATACCAAGACTTCCAAGTGGGTGGCAAACGATTTTATGCTATGGTCAGCCCCGCAGGCGAGGAGCGCTGGGCCCTGCAGGAATACACCGCCATTACGCCGAAGACCAACTTCGTATTGTACAATGCGTTTGCCGACAAAGATGAAAACGCCGAACTGCCCGGTTCGGAATGGAATTATACGTTTAGCGAGCAAAACGGCACCACCACCGTGCGCATCTCGGTGTACAATGAATCCTTCGAAAGAATGGAAAGGATACTTGAGGGCTTCACCACGGGAATGAAGATGTCCCTGGGCAACCTGGACAACCTGTTGACAACCTTATCTGGCAGATAA
- a CDS encoding sensor histidine kinase, with the protein MGIYVRGLRLLAWLVFLVLLPLGVTGRNEHEWPAGGAFLVDQQGRIWEAAQRGLWLREGTRKTQFTTQNGLSNDTITALAQDASGQVWVGTREGLLVYEGAEFREISYAQGLSSKHITALYQSPGSDFWIATSAGALRSAGGRLEPVTALRGTAVAFVGEDAHNWVFVTNKGIRRLPKEQPVSWQWLGWTAGGLLLAGGGLWGGWQWRRGQQVRLRLAQTEQRALLAQINPHFIFNSLQSIQNYILRQQAEAAQHYLTRFGGLMRLILEQSRQPLLPVRAELSMLRSYLELEALRFEGQFTYQVAADDALLDEEIPAMLLHPFVENAVWHGLAHQAGRGHIDVRLTREADYLVAVVQDNGVGRQRAAGQPGNHVGYPSRGSAIMEERIALLNRQAHHPITVVITDLNSADSPPQGTRVVVRIPRLHS; encoded by the coding sequence ATGGGCATATACGTGAGAGGACTGCGCTTGCTGGCGTGGTTGGTTTTCCTGGTGTTGCTCCCTCTTGGTGTCACCGGGCGGAACGAGCACGAATGGCCTGCCGGGGGAGCATTTCTAGTTGACCAGCAGGGAAGGATATGGGAAGCCGCCCAGCGGGGCCTCTGGCTCCGTGAGGGTACCAGGAAAACCCAGTTCACCACCCAAAACGGCTTGAGCAACGATACCATCACGGCGCTTGCCCAGGATGCCAGTGGACAGGTATGGGTGGGCACCCGCGAAGGACTGCTGGTGTACGAAGGGGCGGAATTTCGGGAAATCAGCTACGCGCAGGGGCTGTCCAGCAAGCACATCACGGCGCTTTACCAGTCACCTGGGAGTGACTTCTGGATTGCGACCAGTGCCGGCGCGTTGCGCTCCGCCGGTGGTCGCTTGGAGCCGGTAACGGCCTTGCGCGGCACTGCCGTCGCGTTTGTCGGCGAGGATGCCCATAACTGGGTATTCGTCACCAATAAGGGAATCCGGCGCCTGCCGAAAGAGCAGCCGGTTAGCTGGCAGTGGCTGGGCTGGACGGCGGGCGGGCTCCTGTTGGCGGGTGGCGGCCTGTGGGGTGGCTGGCAGTGGCGCCGGGGGCAGCAGGTGCGGCTGCGCCTGGCCCAAACTGAGCAGCGGGCCCTGCTGGCCCAGATAAACCCGCACTTTATCTTCAACTCCCTGCAGTCCATTCAGAACTACATCCTGCGGCAGCAGGCCGAGGCCGCGCAGCACTACCTCACCCGGTTCGGCGGGCTGATGCGGCTGATTCTGGAGCAGTCGCGCCAGCCGCTACTCCCGGTGCGGGCCGAGCTGAGCATGCTGCGCAGCTACCTGGAGCTGGAGGCCCTGCGTTTTGAGGGGCAGTTCACCTACCAAGTAGCGGCCGACGATGCCCTGCTAGACGAGGAGATTCCCGCCATGCTCCTGCACCCCTTCGTGGAGAATGCTGTGTGGCATGGCCTGGCCCACCAAGCCGGCCGGGGCCACATCGATGTGCGCCTGACCCGGGAAGCCGATTACCTGGTGGCCGTGGTGCAGGACAACGGGGTGGGCCGCCAGCGCGCGGCCGGGCAGCCGGGCAACCACGTGGGCTACCCGTCGCGGGGCTCGGCTATTATGGAGGAACGGATTGCGCTGTTGAACCGGCAGGCACACCACCCCATTACCGTCGTTATCACGGACCTGAACAGCGCCGACTCCCCGCCCCAAGGCACCCGCGTGGTGGTCCGCATTCCGCGCCTGCATTCCTGA
- a CDS encoding LytR/AlgR family response regulator transcription factor, translating to MTRTILIDDETNTREALRGLLLHYCPDVTIIGEAASAEAGLQLLREQTPDLLFLDVEMPLGSGFDLLDMLGTASFDIIFTTAHDRYALRAIKFCALDYLLKPVGVAELREAVAKAQRQQAPVATQLHTFQENLRERNGPAGKVVLPTMQGFEVVDVARVVRCQADDNYTLFVLEGKEKILVSRTLKEYEELFSDYGFIRVHQSHLINAAHVKRYIKGSGGYVQLSDDSIIEVSRRKKDELMKRFQA from the coding sequence GTGACCCGCACCATCCTCATCGACGACGAAACCAACACCCGCGAGGCGCTGCGGGGCTTGCTGCTGCACTACTGTCCCGACGTGACTATTATCGGCGAAGCCGCTTCGGCGGAAGCAGGCCTGCAGCTGCTGCGCGAGCAAACGCCCGACCTGCTGTTTCTGGACGTGGAAATGCCGCTGGGCTCGGGCTTCGACTTGCTTGACATGCTGGGCACGGCCTCGTTCGACATTATCTTCACCACCGCCCACGACCGGTATGCGTTGCGGGCCATCAAGTTTTGTGCCCTCGACTATCTGCTCAAGCCCGTGGGTGTGGCCGAGCTGCGCGAGGCCGTGGCCAAAGCCCAGCGCCAGCAAGCCCCCGTGGCCACCCAGCTGCACACGTTTCAGGAAAACCTGCGCGAGCGCAACGGTCCGGCGGGCAAGGTGGTGCTGCCCACCATGCAGGGCTTCGAGGTAGTGGACGTGGCCCGCGTGGTACGCTGCCAGGCCGACGACAACTACACGCTGTTCGTGCTCGAAGGCAAGGAGAAAATCCTGGTCAGCCGCACGCTGAAGGAATATGAGGAGTTGTTCAGCGACTACGGCTTCATCCGCGTCCACCAGTCCCACCTCATCAACGCCGCCCACGTGAAGCGCTACATCAAAGGCAGCGGCGGTTACGTGCAGCTCAGCGACGACTCGATTATCGAAGTGTCGCGCCGTAAAAAAGACGAGCTGATGAAGCGGTTTCAGGCGTGA
- a CDS encoding ABC transporter ATP-binding protein gives MELTIKNLSKTYPNGVKALDNVSLTIPQGMFGLLGPNGAGKSSLMRTIAMLQAPDSGSIHLDAIDALEDKMALRRVLGYLPQEFGVYPRVSAEDLLDHMAVVKGIVNRGERRETVKALLEQTNLYDVRKRSISTFSGGMKQRFGIAQALIGNPLLIIVDEPTAGLDPGERNRFYNLLSEIGENIIVILSTHIVDDVRELCRNMAIINEGRVLFAGQPQAAMHELKGRVWERTIEKAELAEYQQEYAVISTKLLAGQPLLHVVGDDLGTAGFQAVEPSLEDVFFSTIQGKAAQSVLVHA, from the coding sequence ATGGAACTGACCATCAAAAATCTGTCGAAAACCTACCCCAACGGGGTGAAGGCCCTCGACAACGTGAGTTTGACCATTCCGCAGGGCATGTTTGGCCTGCTCGGGCCCAACGGCGCCGGCAAAAGCTCGCTGATGCGCACCATCGCCATGCTGCAGGCTCCCGACAGCGGCAGCATCCACCTCGACGCCATCGACGCGCTGGAGGATAAGATGGCTTTGCGCCGGGTGCTGGGCTACTTGCCCCAGGAGTTCGGAGTGTATCCGCGGGTGTCGGCCGAAGACCTGCTCGACCACATGGCCGTGGTGAAAGGCATTGTGAACCGCGGTGAGCGCCGGGAGACGGTGAAGGCCCTGCTGGAGCAAACCAACCTCTACGACGTGCGCAAGCGCAGCATCAGCACGTTTTCGGGCGGCATGAAGCAGCGCTTCGGCATTGCCCAGGCCCTCATCGGCAACCCGCTGCTCATCATCGTGGACGAGCCCACCGCCGGCCTCGACCCCGGCGAGCGGAACCGCTTCTACAACCTGCTGAGCGAAATCGGCGAGAACATCATCGTCATTCTGAGCACCCACATCGTGGACGACGTGCGCGAGCTGTGCCGCAACATGGCCATCATCAACGAAGGGCGGGTGCTGTTTGCCGGGCAGCCCCAGGCCGCTATGCACGAGCTGAAGGGCCGCGTCTGGGAGCGCACCATTGAGAAGGCCGAGCTGGCCGAATACCAGCAGGAATACGCCGTGATATCGACTAAGCTGCTGGCTGGCCAGCCGCTACTGCACGTGGTGGGCGACGACCTGGGGACCGCCGGCTTCCAGGCCGTGGAGCCTAGCCTCGAAGACGTGTTTTTCTCCACCATTCAGGGAAAAGCCGCACAATCTGTTCTCGTTCACGCCTAA
- a CDS encoding M1 family aminopeptidase produces MFTAFLRFELATWRKHPLSYIFLAVTFGLTFLAMLWPNLQMGQDLRNLHVNAPFAILSRAAAMTMLCLLFITAIMASTATRDSGSGYAPVLYAAPLEKAGYLWGRFAGGVLVAVLALLGVLVAIALGTPLSDQARVGPFELAPYLHAFGLFIVPNVVLAGAIIYCLTVLTRNTVYAFIAALGLLVGFLLVGLLTPNLETPASVLLLDPFGLRTLHALTKYWTVSEKNTQVLALAGPLLTNRLVWLGIAGALMGLTHGVFSFTTSTGTAKKRRLADAPTAKRTSTPTPRPRVQPRHDRGAALVQLTQQVRLDLLGILKSVPFWLLLGLGVVNLLSIAATASEREGGHFFPVTYTMLDLINGTYGLFVIAVLVYYGGVLVWKEQDACLDGILDAAPRPSWVPYAAKLLTLVVIAALLTAVGVLVCVAAQALQGYTNFEWGLYGKAVFGIEFTRYVMVAVGTVFLHVLLRNKFLAYGLTVVIILLQSISGAALDWNNNLFRFADTPAFTYSDMNGFGPFAESILWFKLYWAAFTLLLVALTAGLWVRGRAVGGTFSGSQLRQGFTPVLRAMAATGLLAWLGLGAWINYNVAVRNDYATTAGEQQVQADYEKQYKRFERSPQPRVTAVSLQVDLVPEARAVQVQGQLTLVNKTSRPLDTLRLSYGSYLEDYRFRIPGARLALNDQRLRFRSYALHPALAPGDSLVLSYSAQYRARGFENKVSRPLINSNGTFLNNFELAPTIGYTRNLELESATDRARLGLPERPRMAPQTDRAAYANTYISTDADRLRFEATVSTSPDQIAVAPGTLLKEWQANGRRYFHYRLAAPVLNFYSITSARYQVRREKLGGVDLEIYYHAAHPYNLDRMMRSMHASVAYYGQQFGAYPQQQARIIEFPRYQQFAQAFPGTMPYSEGLGFIAQPSPDDHDVDRTYRVVAHEMAHQWWGHQVTGAAVQGATFLSESVSEYLSVLMLERLYGPAKVLTLRRYALDFYLRGRASEKVRELPLLYNEDQPHIHYAKGSLALYSLRSYLGEKRLHGALAQFMHDYQGRPAPYPNSGDLYGYLLRAAPDSLHYFVQDQLKRITLYDNQVQEVAYQKLPDGRYQAIIQLEAHKRYANELGKETEAPLHDYIDVALYGTASQVLYRQRVLVTGPRKVLKVIVPAVPQKAVIDPDLLLVDRRPEDNSRAAVEIGRQSGQ; encoded by the coding sequence ATGTTCACTGCCTTCCTTCGCTTCGAGCTGGCCACCTGGCGCAAGCACCCGCTGAGCTACATCTTCCTGGCCGTCACCTTCGGCCTGACGTTTCTGGCCATGCTCTGGCCCAACCTGCAGATGGGCCAGGACCTGCGCAACCTGCACGTCAACGCCCCCTTTGCCATCCTGAGCCGGGCTGCGGCCATGACCATGCTGTGCCTGCTGTTCATCACGGCCATCATGGCCAGCACGGCCACCCGCGACTCCGGTTCGGGCTACGCGCCGGTGCTGTACGCTGCGCCGCTCGAAAAAGCAGGCTACCTCTGGGGCCGCTTTGCTGGCGGCGTGCTGGTGGCCGTGCTGGCTTTGCTGGGCGTGCTGGTGGCCATCGCGCTGGGCACCCCGCTCAGCGACCAGGCGCGCGTGGGCCCGTTTGAGCTGGCGCCCTACCTGCATGCCTTCGGCTTGTTCATCGTGCCTAACGTGGTGCTGGCCGGCGCCATCATCTACTGCCTGACGGTGCTCACCCGCAACACGGTGTACGCTTTTATCGCGGCGCTGGGCCTGCTGGTGGGCTTCCTGCTGGTGGGCCTGCTCACGCCCAACCTGGAAACCCCGGCCAGCGTGCTGCTGCTTGACCCCTTCGGCCTGCGCACCCTCCACGCCCTGACCAAGTACTGGACGGTGTCGGAGAAAAACACCCAGGTGCTAGCCCTGGCCGGACCGCTGCTCACCAACCGCTTGGTGTGGCTGGGCATCGCCGGCGCCCTGATGGGCCTCACCCACGGCGTGTTTTCCTTCACCACCTCAACCGGCACCGCCAAAAAGCGCCGGCTGGCCGACGCGCCTACGGCTAAGCGGACCTCAACTCCCACGCCCCGGCCCCGGGTGCAGCCCCGGCACGACCGCGGCGCGGCCCTGGTGCAGCTCACGCAGCAAGTTCGCCTGGACTTGCTGGGCATCCTCAAGAGCGTACCGTTCTGGCTGCTGCTCGGGCTGGGCGTGGTGAACCTGCTCAGCATTGCAGCCACGGCTTCGGAGCGCGAAGGCGGGCACTTCTTCCCGGTCACCTACACCATGCTCGACCTGATAAACGGTACCTACGGACTGTTTGTCATCGCCGTGCTGGTATACTACGGCGGGGTGCTGGTATGGAAAGAGCAGGACGCCTGCCTCGACGGCATCCTCGATGCCGCGCCGCGCCCCTCGTGGGTGCCCTACGCGGCCAAGCTACTGACCCTGGTGGTTATTGCGGCCCTGCTGACGGCCGTGGGCGTGCTGGTATGCGTGGCGGCGCAGGCCCTGCAGGGCTACACCAACTTCGAGTGGGGCCTGTACGGTAAGGCCGTGTTCGGCATCGAATTCACCCGCTACGTAATGGTGGCCGTGGGCACGGTGTTTCTGCACGTGCTGCTGCGCAACAAGTTTCTGGCCTATGGCCTGACGGTGGTCATCATTCTGCTGCAAAGCATCAGCGGCGCGGCCCTGGACTGGAACAACAACCTCTTCCGCTTCGCCGATACGCCGGCCTTTACCTACTCCGACATGAACGGCTTCGGGCCTTTTGCCGAAAGCATCCTGTGGTTTAAGCTCTATTGGGCGGCCTTTACGCTGCTGCTGGTAGCCCTTACGGCCGGGCTGTGGGTGCGGGGCCGGGCCGTGGGCGGCACCTTCAGCGGTTCGCAGCTGCGGCAGGGCTTCACCCCGGTGTTGCGGGCAATGGCCGCCACCGGCCTGCTGGCCTGGCTGGGCCTGGGTGCCTGGATTAACTACAACGTGGCGGTGCGCAACGACTACGCCACCACAGCCGGCGAGCAGCAGGTACAGGCCGACTACGAAAAGCAATACAAGCGCTTCGAACGGTCGCCCCAGCCCCGCGTAACGGCCGTCAGCCTGCAAGTAGACCTCGTGCCCGAAGCCCGCGCCGTGCAGGTGCAGGGCCAGCTGACGCTCGTTAACAAAACCAGCCGCCCGCTCGACACCCTGCGCCTGTCCTACGGTAGCTACCTCGAAGACTACCGGTTCCGCATCCCCGGCGCGCGGCTGGCACTTAACGACCAGCGCCTGCGCTTCCGTAGCTACGCCCTGCACCCCGCCCTGGCCCCCGGCGACTCGCTGGTGCTGAGCTACTCGGCCCAGTACCGTGCCCGGGGCTTCGAAAACAAGGTTTCCCGGCCCCTGATTAACAGCAACGGCACCTTCCTCAACAATTTCGAGCTGGCGCCCACCATCGGCTACACCCGCAACCTGGAGCTGGAAAGCGCCACCGACCGCGCCAGGCTGGGCCTGCCCGAGCGCCCCCGCATGGCCCCGCAGACCGACCGCGCGGCCTACGCCAATACCTACATTTCCACCGACGCTGATCGCCTGCGCTTCGAGGCCACCGTGAGCACCAGCCCCGACCAGATTGCCGTGGCTCCCGGTACCTTGCTGAAGGAGTGGCAGGCAAACGGCCGCCGCTACTTCCACTACCGCCTGGCTGCGCCGGTGCTCAACTTTTACTCCATCACCTCGGCCCGCTACCAGGTGCGGCGCGAAAAGCTGGGCGGCGTGGACCTGGAAATCTACTACCACGCCGCCCACCCCTACAACCTTGACCGCATGATGCGCTCGATGCACGCCTCGGTGGCCTACTACGGCCAGCAGTTCGGGGCCTACCCCCAGCAGCAGGCCCGCATCATCGAGTTTCCGCGCTACCAGCAGTTCGCCCAGGCCTTTCCCGGCACCATGCCCTACTCCGAAGGCCTCGGTTTCATCGCCCAGCCCAGCCCCGACGACCACGACGTGGACCGCACCTACCGCGTGGTGGCCCACGAAATGGCCCACCAGTGGTGGGGACACCAGGTCACCGGCGCGGCCGTGCAAGGCGCCACCTTCCTGTCGGAGTCGGTGTCGGAATACCTCTCGGTGCTGATGCTGGAGCGGCTCTACGGCCCGGCCAAGGTGCTCACACTGCGGCGCTACGCCCTCGACTTTTACCTGCGCGGCCGGGCTTCCGAGAAGGTGCGCGAGCTGCCCCTGCTCTACAACGAAGACCAGCCCCACATCCACTATGCCAAAGGCTCGCTAGCCCTGTACTCGCTGCGCAGCTACCTGGGCGAAAAGCGCCTCCACGGCGCGCTGGCCCAGTTCATGCACGACTACCAGGGCCGTCCCGCACCCTACCCCAACTCCGGAGACCTGTATGGCTACCTGCTGCGGGCCGCCCCCGACTCCCTTCACTATTTCGTGCAGGACCAGCTCAAGCGCATCACGCTCTACGATAATCAGGTGCAGGAAGTCGCCTACCAGAAGCTCCCCGACGGCCGCTATCAGGCCATTATCCAACTGGAAGCGCATAAGCGCTACGCCAACGAGCTGGGCAAGGAAACCGAAGCGCCTTTGCACGACTACATCGACGTGGCGCTGTACGGCACAGCCAGTCAGGTGCTTTACCGCCAGCGGGTGCTGGTGACAGGCCCCCGCAAAGTCCTGAAAGTAATCGTGCCCGCCGTCCCGCAAAAAGCCGTCATCGACCCGGATCTGCTGCTCGTCGACCGCCGGCCGGAGGACAACAGCCGCGCCGCCGTTGAAATTGGCCGGCAGTCAGGCCAGTGA
- a CDS encoding ligand-binding sensor domain-containing protein — protein MKKHCSPTQAFAFLAILFWGTACNGPAEKALPTEKGSESNGLAGDHPKLIKTLGNPRYGNVNCSLQDNAGNLWFGTTQNGLYRYDGHSFRQFVVADGLPSNEVSSLLQDKAGTLWIGTRAGLCRYDGKTFAPVPIPLPNNLPPNTNPYYSDSHGVSSMLQARNGKLWFVTIDGVYVYDGHSFTPFAVDAAANGFLTSNDKAERVFEDRAGNLWFGGRTNDGVYRYDGKSVTHLPLPELFQNGPKPKAHSWGWPQVQDKDGNIWFSNWGGAYRYDGTSFTPFDLPGEIMRIVEDKKGNLWFGGNEFSRYDGKSFTRFTTKERLATPGVWSILEDNTGKLWVGTRETGLYLFDGKTFSTYSDYKPKPATNR, from the coding sequence ATGAAAAAACATTGCTCTCCAACGCAAGCGTTTGCTTTTCTGGCCATCCTGTTTTGGGGTACTGCCTGCAACGGGCCAGCGGAAAAAGCATTGCCCACCGAAAAAGGCAGTGAATCAAACGGACTAGCTGGTGACCACCCAAAACTGATTAAAACTCTCGGTAACCCCCGGTACGGTAATGTGAATTGCAGCCTGCAGGACAACGCCGGCAACCTGTGGTTTGGCACCACCCAAAACGGGCTGTATCGATACGACGGGCACTCATTTCGGCAATTTGTCGTGGCCGATGGGCTGCCCAGTAACGAGGTTTCTTCCCTATTGCAAGACAAAGCGGGTACCCTCTGGATAGGTACGCGCGCGGGCCTTTGTCGATATGATGGGAAAACCTTTGCCCCCGTCCCGATTCCGTTACCCAATAACCTGCCGCCCAACACAAATCCCTACTACAGCGACTCGCACGGGGTGTCCAGTATGCTACAGGCAAGAAACGGCAAACTATGGTTTGTCACCATCGACGGGGTGTACGTCTACGACGGCCATTCCTTTACGCCGTTTGCAGTTGATGCGGCCGCAAATGGTTTTTTGACGAGTAACGACAAAGCAGAACGGGTTTTTGAAGACAGAGCCGGCAACCTGTGGTTTGGTGGACGGACCAACGACGGCGTGTACCGGTACGATGGGAAATCGGTCACCCACCTCCCGTTACCGGAATTATTTCAAAATGGGCCAAAGCCCAAAGCGCACAGTTGGGGCTGGCCGCAAGTGCAAGACAAAGACGGGAATATCTGGTTCAGCAACTGGGGCGGGGCCTACCGGTACGATGGCACATCCTTTACACCTTTTGACTTACCCGGTGAAATCATGCGGATTGTAGAAGACAAAAAGGGAAACCTGTGGTTTGGCGGCAATGAATTTAGCCGGTACGATGGGAAATCGTTCACCCGTTTTACCACTAAAGAGAGACTCGCCACGCCGGGGGTGTGGTCCATTTTGGAAGATAACACTGGAAAGCTGTGGGTGGGTACGAGAGAAACAGGTCTCTACCTGTTCGATGGAAAAACTTTTAGTACTTATTCGGACTATAAACCCAAGCCGGCAACCAATCGCTAA